A part of Paenarthrobacter sp. A20 genomic DNA contains:
- a CDS encoding 3-hydroxyacyl-CoA dehydrogenase family protein: protein MTTPEATEGSSTNAARKIAVVGSGYMGGGIAQVLALGGARVALADVSAEIAQKNFDRLLVESDQFIADGLFPAGSTEILKQNLWAAKDIEEAVADADFIEEAVPEVLEIKHQTLARISAAARPDAVIGSNTSTISIGALAEAVTNPERFLGVHFSNPSPFIPGVEVIPHAGTAAATVAASRELVHAAGKQTAVVKDVTGFVLNRLQYALFHEAAQLVEQGIATADDVDTLVRTTFGFRLPFFGPFAIADMAGLDVYNFCYKSLQTGFPERFATPKILSDLVEAGKLGTKTGAGFLNVPAERTPELIAYRNKAYVAMQKLIEELGPAPIN, encoded by the coding sequence ATGACCACTCCTGAAGCAACCGAAGGTTCCTCGACGAACGCAGCCCGGAAGATCGCCGTCGTCGGCTCCGGTTACATGGGTGGCGGCATCGCCCAGGTCTTGGCTCTTGGCGGGGCGCGTGTTGCCCTGGCCGATGTCTCTGCCGAGATCGCGCAGAAGAACTTCGACCGCCTCCTGGTGGAGTCGGACCAGTTCATTGCCGACGGACTCTTCCCAGCGGGTTCCACGGAAATCCTCAAGCAGAACCTGTGGGCCGCCAAGGACATTGAGGAAGCAGTCGCGGACGCCGACTTCATCGAAGAAGCCGTTCCCGAAGTCCTGGAGATCAAGCACCAGACCCTCGCCCGGATCAGTGCCGCGGCCCGCCCGGACGCCGTGATCGGTTCGAACACCTCCACCATCTCCATTGGTGCGCTCGCGGAGGCCGTCACCAACCCGGAGCGCTTCCTGGGCGTCCACTTCTCCAACCCGTCACCGTTCATTCCTGGCGTCGAGGTCATCCCGCACGCCGGCACCGCTGCCGCTACCGTCGCCGCCTCCCGCGAGCTGGTCCACGCGGCCGGCAAGCAGACCGCCGTCGTCAAGGACGTTACCGGTTTCGTGCTCAACCGCCTGCAGTACGCGCTCTTCCACGAAGCGGCGCAGCTGGTGGAGCAGGGCATCGCAACAGCGGACGACGTCGACACCCTGGTCCGTACGACGTTCGGCTTCCGCTTGCCGTTCTTTGGTCCGTTCGCCATCGCGGATATGGCCGGTTTGGATGTCTACAACTTCTGCTACAAGTCGCTGCAAACAGGATTCCCGGAACGCTTCGCGACGCCGAAGATCCTGTCGGACCTGGTTGAGGCAGGCAAGCTCGGCACCAAGACCGGCGCCGGGTTCCTCAACGTCCCCGCCGAGCGCACGCCCGAACTCATCGCTTACCGCAACAAGGCCTACGTCGCTATGCAGAAGCTCATTGAAGAGCTCGGCCCGGCCCCCATCAACTAA